A genomic region of Catalinimonas niigatensis contains the following coding sequences:
- a CDS encoding endonuclease/exonuclease/phosphatase family protein, with the protein MIRTLSFSIAVVTVLAYLSPTISPASLWIAGFLSLVIPVLLLINIGLFFLFLIRFNSLSLLHLGLLIVGYPYLAYSFSYNPEAFTETGEEARNHISVLSYNVRVFNTYAYLQNKNTPGKSMINWLVENKADIKCLQEFYNDSKSDLFNTTEQISANKNYYAVVKPTLVNRIGAQFGLAIFSRFPVIKSGEVNLDDIPQQHAIFADVDTGQDTIRIYNIHLQSMKIDESKIDDFEQAKENYIDIAKKLRFGFVERAKQVDHLVTHISQSPYPVIVCGDFNDIPYSYTYLTLRKYLDNAFEEAGHGFGFSYNGKLFFLRIDNQFYSERLRAVKFNIHREIPFSDHFPVKTEYHLSD; encoded by the coding sequence TTGATCAGAACTTTAAGTTTTAGCATCGCAGTAGTTACCGTACTTGCTTATCTTAGTCCTACTATTTCCCCTGCGAGCCTGTGGATAGCAGGCTTTCTTTCTCTGGTAATTCCTGTACTCCTTTTGATCAATATAGGTTTGTTCTTTCTTTTTTTGATCAGGTTTAACTCCTTATCTTTACTTCATCTTGGACTACTAATAGTAGGATACCCATACCTTGCCTATAGTTTTTCATATAATCCCGAAGCGTTTACTGAAACTGGAGAAGAAGCACGTAACCACATTAGTGTACTTAGCTACAATGTGAGAGTCTTCAATACATATGCTTATCTTCAAAATAAAAATACTCCTGGCAAATCCATGATCAATTGGCTGGTAGAAAACAAAGCAGATATCAAATGTCTTCAGGAGTTTTACAATGACAGCAAATCCGACCTATTCAATACTACAGAACAAATCTCAGCCAATAAAAATTATTACGCTGTTGTTAAGCCTACTTTGGTTAATCGAATTGGCGCCCAGTTTGGGCTGGCTATCTTTAGCCGTTTTCCAGTCATAAAGTCAGGAGAAGTTAACCTGGATGATATCCCTCAGCAGCATGCTATTTTTGCGGATGTTGACACAGGACAGGATACCATCAGAATATATAATATCCATTTACAATCTATGAAGATAGACGAAAGCAAAATAGATGATTTTGAACAGGCCAAAGAAAATTATATAGATATTGCTAAAAAACTAAGGTTTGGATTTGTAGAACGTGCAAAGCAGGTAGACCACCTTGTTACTCATATTTCACAAAGCCCATATCCGGTCATTGTCTGTGGTGATTTCAATGATATCCCTTATAGCTATACCTACCTTACCTTAAGAAAGTATCTTGACAATGCTTTTGAGGAAGCCGGACATGGATTTGGCTTTAGCTATAACGGAAAACTTTTCTTTCTACGAATTGATAACCAGTTTTATAGTGAACGGTTAAGAGCTGTTAAATTCAATATACATCGTGAGATACCTTTTTCAGATCATTTTCCTGTCAAAACTGAATATCACCTATCTGATTGA
- a CDS encoding dihydroorotase, which produces MTIKILNASIINEGQIQETDLLIEDQMISRIDKDLSTLSTDKTIDAQGLHLLPGLIDDQVHFREPGLTYKADIYTESKAAVAGGITSFMEMPNTVPNTLTQKLLEDKYQLGAAKSLANYSFFMGVSNDNLEEVLKTNPKEVCGLKIFMGSSTGNMLVDNETTLRNVFQQAEMLVATHCEDEQTIRDNMQHYREKYGEEVPIAMHPLIRSAEACYRSSSLAVSLAKEYHTRLHILHISTAKETLLFDNITPLKEKRITSEACIHHLWFDESAYASKGTLIKWNPAVKTKEDKEGILRAVLEDRIDVIATDHAPHTLEEKQQNYFKAPSGGPLVQHSLVALLEMYHQGKISLEKIVEKACHNPAILFQIDRRGFIREGYFADLVLVNLNAPWQVEKSNVLAKCGWSPFEGQTFKAQVEHTFVSGHLAYSNGHFDESVKGIRLHFDR; this is translated from the coding sequence ATGACAATCAAAATACTTAACGCAAGTATCATCAATGAAGGGCAAATTCAGGAGACTGACTTGCTTATTGAAGATCAAATGATTAGTAGGATTGACAAAGACCTAAGTACACTGTCTACTGATAAGACCATAGATGCACAAGGTCTTCATCTACTTCCCGGACTTATTGATGATCAGGTCCATTTTCGTGAGCCAGGTCTTACGTATAAGGCTGATATCTATACAGAATCCAAGGCTGCTGTGGCCGGTGGAATCACTTCCTTTATGGAAATGCCTAATACCGTACCCAATACACTTACCCAAAAACTATTGGAAGACAAATACCAACTCGGGGCAGCAAAGTCACTGGCTAATTACTCTTTCTTCATGGGAGTATCTAATGATAATCTGGAAGAGGTACTTAAAACCAATCCTAAAGAGGTATGCGGACTGAAAATTTTCATGGGTTCTTCTACCGGAAATATGCTGGTGGATAATGAAACCACACTGCGTAATGTGTTTCAACAGGCAGAAATGCTGGTAGCTACCCATTGTGAGGATGAACAAACCATCAGAGATAATATGCAACACTATCGCGAGAAGTATGGCGAAGAGGTGCCCATTGCTATGCATCCGCTCATCCGCAGTGCAGAAGCATGTTACCGATCATCTTCTTTAGCAGTTAGTCTTGCCAAAGAGTACCATACCAGACTACACATACTTCATATTTCTACTGCAAAGGAAACCCTGCTTTTTGATAATATTACACCACTCAAAGAGAAAAGAATCACCTCCGAAGCCTGTATCCATCACCTATGGTTTGACGAAAGTGCTTATGCCAGCAAAGGTACGTTGATCAAATGGAATCCGGCCGTTAAAACCAAAGAAGATAAAGAAGGTATACTTAGGGCAGTGCTGGAAGATAGGATTGATGTGATTGCTACGGATCATGCACCGCATACTTTAGAAGAAAAGCAGCAAAATTATTTCAAAGCGCCCTCTGGTGGACCTTTAGTACAGCATAGTCTGGTAGCTCTCCTGGAAATGTATCACCAAGGCAAAATTTCATTAGAAAAAATTGTAGAAAAAGCCTGTCATAATCCAGCCATTTTGTTTCAGATTGATCGCAGGGGTTTTATCAGGGAAGGTTACTTTGCTGATCTGGTACTTGTAAACCTGAATGCTCCCTGGCAGGTAGAAAAATCTAACGTTTTAGCAAAATGTGGCTGGTCACCTTTTGAAGGACAGACTTTTAAAGCACAGGTTGAACACACTTTTGTTTCTGGTCATCTGGCTTATTCTAATGGACACTTTGATGAGTCAGTAAAAGGGATACGCTTACATTTTGACCGCTGA